A window of the Zeugodacus cucurbitae isolate PBARC_wt_2022May chromosome 2, idZeuCucr1.2, whole genome shotgun sequence genome harbors these coding sequences:
- the LOC128921908 gene encoding uncharacterized protein LOC128921908 has translation MDKKELLMAILVFLENKKKFNERIKLLLNTLQDNEVQLKAIVDFNEIIHAGLVFAQEHHRHIWKFDRGGIFWEHDVPTMDDSRFKENFRLDRRAFKKVCEKVKSIGKMDSNMRRCISLEKRVAIALFSLGSAAEYRTVASLFGVGRSTVGEIVIDFCHEVCGTLSDCINAYPPHPQELRRIVEGFKLMGFPQCFGAVDGCHIEVQPKKVEAIDYYNYKGWYSVILLASCDQR, from the exons atggataaaaaagagttattaatggcaattttggtatttttggaaaacaaaaagaaatttaatgaaagaattaaattgttattaaatacaTTACAAGATAATGAAGTGCAATTAAAAGCAATAGTGGATTTTAACGAAATCATACATGCTGGACTTGTATTCGCTCAGGAGCACCATCGACATATTTGGAAATTC gaTCGAGGTGGTATATTTTGGGAGCACGATGTCCCAACCATGGATGACTCAAGGTTCAAAGAAAATTTTCGGCTAGATAGAAGGGCATTCAAAAAAGTGTGCGAAAAGGTAAAGAGTATTGGAAAAATGGATAGCAACATGAGGCGCTGTATCTCACTTGAAAAAAGAGTAGCTATAGCACTCTTTTCTTTGGGTTCGGCAGCGGAATATAGGACTGTTGCCAGTTTGTTTGGCGTTGGGCGCAGCACAGTTGGAGAAATTGTGATCGATTTTTGTCATGAAGTATGTGGTACTCTTTCGGATTGCATTAATGCATACCCCCCACATCCGCAAGAATTAAGAAGAATTGTAGAAGGTTTCAAACTGATGGGGTTCCCACAATGCTTTGGTGCTGTTGATGGCTGCCACATCGAAGTGCAACCCAAAAAAGTGGAAGCCATAGACTATTACAATTATAAAGGCTGGTATTCAGTCATTTTGTTGGCAAGCTGTGATCAGAGGTAA
- the LOC128919957 gene encoding uncharacterized protein LOC128919957: MIERKALEKMAEIKQRVVWTSTDECVLIDLWRERADDLRRAKRNLHIYADISVQMAHKFTPKEVHIKIRNLSQRYREEKKKTGPSGGSPSTWKYFDAVHQIIGLTAANNAEIYESLTVDISSSTLLPLPPSVPAASPVTMSPEPLSPVIPSTSSPLLSPLDTSSTSMSTSKKRNYMGELVKVAKQQHELLKVVVEDGRDLKERIINCIEEQNSSTKEFRRATCKPLPTLRKRALS; this comes from the exons CTGATGAATGTGTGTTAATTGACTTGTGGCGTGAGCGGGCCGATGATTTAAGACGTGCCAAGcgcaatttgcatatatatgcCGATATATCTGTGCAAATGGCACATAAATTTACTCCGAAGGAAGTccatattaaaattagaaacttATCACAAAGATACAG agaagaaaagaagaaaactgGCCCATCGGGGGGCAGCCCATCGACGTGGAAATATTTTGATGCGGTGCATCAAATCATAGGGCTGACTGCAGCCAATAATGCAGAAATTTATGAATCATTAACTGTG gACATATCGTCATCAACATTGCTGCCGTTACCGCCATCTGTACCTGCAGCATCACCAGTAACAATGTCCCCGGAGCCGTTGTCGCCAGTAATACCATCGACCAGCTCGCCATTGTTGTCGCCACTGGATACCTCGTCCACATCCATGAGCACTTCTAAAAAGAGAAATTATATGGGTGAATTGGTGAAAgtggcaaaacaacaacatgaattGCTTAAGGTAGTGGTGGAagatggaagagatttaaaagaaAGAATCATTAATTgtattgaagaacaaaatagttCTACAAAAGAATTtagaa gaGCAACTTGCAAGCCTCTTCCAACTTTACGGAAGCGCGCTTTAAGTTGA